One window from the genome of Pieris napi chromosome 12, ilPieNapi1.2, whole genome shotgun sequence encodes:
- the LOC125054886 gene encoding sulfotransferase 1C4-like: MINENYPYEIKVVEMEVEGTAHKFPVIVRVGPKGYVFPENFKHAAADIYNMEVKSSDIFVASFPRSGTTWTQDMVWLIVSDLDYERALNIPLTERYAFLEFFSNFDDELKKKLFDINKDDEAKLKEFELLFKPATEILETTPSPRFIKTHLPLSLMPRKALEAKVVYVARDPRDAIVSLYHLVNSMRFMNLDGDFKAFWKTVVNNSQPWTPYFDNVKEAWEKRDHPNMLFLFYEDMRKDLPSVVRRVSDFFGKEYNEKEIARLCDHLSFDNFKKNPSVNYDLMKELGLMYTDKDFIRKGKSGGWRDYFDEEMTAEADKWIEENLRDTDLCFPSMQ, from the exons ATGATCAACGAAAACTATCCATATGAAATTAAAGTTGTGGAAATGGAAGTAGAAGGAACTGCACATAAGTTTCCAG tAATTGTTCGCGTAGGACCTAAGGGCTATGTGTTTCccgaaaattttaaacatgCAGCGGccgatatttataatatggaaGTCAAGTCAAGTGACATTTTTGTCGCCAGTTTCCCAAGATCTG gaaCGACGTGGACTCAGGATATGGTTTGGCTGATAGTGTCTGATTTAGACTACGAAAGAGCATTGAATATACCACTAACAGAGAGATATGCTTTTCTTGA atttttttcaaattttgatgatgaactaaaaaagaaattattcgACATCAATAAGGACGACGAGGCGAAGCTCAAAGAATTTGAACTTCTTTTTAAACCGGCGACAGAGATATTGGAAACCACACCATCTCCACGGTTCATAAAGACCCACCTGCCACTCTCCTTGATGCCACGGAAGGCTCTTGAAGCCAAGGTAGTATATGTGGCAAGAGATCCGCGGGATGCAATCGTCTCTTTGTATCATTTAGTAAATTCAATGAGATTTATGAACCTGGACGGAGATTTTAAAGCATTTTGGAAGACGGTTGTAAACAATTCTC AACCCTGGACGCCATATTTCGATAACGTAAAGGAGGCATGGGAAAAGCGTGATCATCCGAACATGCTGTTTTTATTCTACGAAGACATGAGAAAG GATCTGCCTTCAGTTGTACGCCGCGTTTCAGATTTCTTCGGCAAAGAATATAATGAGAAAGAAATAGCGCGGCTCTGTGACCATCTCagttttgacaattttaagaAGAACCCTTCAGTTAATTACGATCTTATGAAGGAGCTTGGATTAATGTATActgataaagattttattcgaaaag GAAAGTCTGGGGGTTGGCGTGATTACTTTGATGAGGAGATGACGGCAGAAGCAGACAAATGGATTGAGGAAAATCTACGTGACACAGATCTGTGCTTTCCCAGCATGCAATGA
- the LOC125054885 gene encoding sulfotransferase 1C4-like, with protein MASENYPYEIKVVELEGKEGVIKFPAILRIGPKGYVLPEKFKHEAADIYNMEVRSSDVFVASFPRSGTTWTQDMVWLIVSDLDYERALNIPLTERYAFLEFSLSFDDEMKEKLFAVNKDDEAKLKEFELLFKPGTEILETTPSPRFIKTHLPLSLMPRKALEAKVVYVARDPRDAIVSFYHLVNSMRFANIDGDFKTFWNSVVNNIQPWTPYFDHVKEAWEKRDHPNMLFLFYEDMRKDLPSVVRRVSDFFGKEYNEEEIARLCDHLSFDNFKKNPSVNYDLMKELGFMYADREFIRKGKSGGWRDYFDEEMTAEADKWIEENLRDTDLCFPSMQ; from the exons ATGGCCAGCGAAAACTATCCATATGAAATTAAAGTTGTGGAATTAGAAGGAAAAGAAGGAGTAATTAAGTTTCCAG caATTTTACGCATAGGACCTAAGGGTTATGTGTTACccgaaaaatttaaacatgaAGCGGccgatatttataatatggaaGTCAGGTCCAGTGACGTTTTTGTCGCCAGTTTCCCAAGATCTG GAACTACGTGGACTCAGGATATGGTTTGGCTGATAGTGTCTGATTTAGACTACGAAAGAGCATTGAATATACCACTAACAGAGAGATATGCTTTTCTGga gttttctttaagttttgATGACGAAATGAAAGAGAAATTATTCGCCGTCAACAAGGACGACGAGGCGAAGCTCAAAGAATTTGAACTTCTTTTTAAACCGGGGACAGAGATATTGGAAACCACACCATCTCCACGGTTTATAAAGACCCACCTGCCACTCTCCTTGATGCCACGGAAGGCTCTTGAAGCCAAGGTAGTATATGTGGCAAGAGATCCGCGGGATGCAATCGTATCTTTTTATCATTTAGTAAATTCAATGAGATTTGCTAACATTGACGgagattttaaaacattttggaACTCGGTTGTAAACAATATCC AACCCTGGACGCCATATTTCGATCACGTTAAGGAAGCGTGGGAAAAGCGTGATCATCCAAATATGCTGTTTTTATTCTACGAAGATATGAGAAAG GATCTGCCTTCAGTTGTACGCCGCGTTTCAGATTTCTTCGGCAAAGAATATAATGAGGAAGAAATAGCGCGGCTCTGTGACCATCTCagttttgacaattttaagaAGAACCCTTCAGTTAATTACGATCTTATGAAGGAGCTTGGATTTATGTATGCTGATAGAGAGTTTATTAGAAAAG gaAAGTCAGGGGGTTGGCGAGATTACTTTGATGAGGAGATGACGGCAGAAGCAGACAAATGGATTGAGGAAAATCTACGTGACACAGATCTATGCTTTCCAAGCATGCAATGA